A genomic segment from Meiothermus sp. Pnk-1 encodes:
- a CDS encoding class I adenylate-forming enzyme family protein — MELNANWLARLAEYHPDRPAVFWREGWISYQELYARAVRAAESLAGLGIGQGERVGVLGWNHIGYLELYFAAPLLGCIPTLFNHRLSRAELQGLLEYTRPRALFYSDGLAELAHALDSRAYPLEALAALPPAPLPAHRVELEDPGLILFTGGTTGLPKGALIPYRQLLTNAFQTCMSWGLSPQDRYIVATPMFHAALNALCTPLLYLGASVLIQERFDPAEYLAWVSQHRVSLLFLVPTMYQMLAHHPDFERTDFSSVRWAISGGAPCPAPVREAYRAKGLRFKQGYGLTECGVNCFTFEADEAERYPESVGRPMPHLWAKLMDAEGKEAHSEGELWLSGPTLMSGYFERPEDTARCLVRHEGRDWLKTGDLARRDAEGRFYIVGRVKEMFISGGENVYPIEVERALYDHPAVAECAVVGVPDAQWGEVGLAAIALKAEAAAQGHGWEEEFRAFLKGRLAGYKIPKHFVFLEELPKSGPGKILKAELAKRFGGRNA; from the coding sequence ATGGAACTTAACGCCAACTGGCTGGCGCGCCTGGCCGAATACCACCCCGACCGCCCGGCGGTCTTCTGGCGGGAGGGCTGGATCAGCTACCAGGAGCTATATGCCCGGGCTGTACGCGCCGCCGAATCCCTGGCTGGGCTGGGGATCGGCCAGGGGGAGCGGGTGGGGGTGTTGGGGTGGAACCATATCGGCTACCTCGAGCTGTACTTCGCCGCGCCGCTGTTGGGCTGCATCCCTACCCTCTTCAACCACCGCCTGTCCAGGGCCGAGCTGCAAGGGCTGCTGGAATACACCCGGCCTCGAGCCCTCTTCTACAGCGACGGGTTGGCAGAGCTAGCCCACGCCCTGGACTCCCGCGCATACCCCCTCGAGGCCCTGGCCGCCCTGCCCCCGGCCCCGCTCCCTGCACACCGTGTGGAGCTGGAAGACCCGGGGTTGATCCTCTTCACCGGGGGCACCACCGGGCTACCCAAAGGCGCGCTGATCCCCTACCGGCAACTGCTCACGAACGCCTTCCAGACCTGCATGAGCTGGGGACTCTCCCCCCAGGACCGCTACATCGTCGCCACCCCGATGTTCCACGCGGCCTTGAACGCCCTCTGCACCCCGCTGCTGTACCTGGGGGCGAGCGTGCTGATCCAGGAGAGGTTCGACCCCGCCGAGTACCTGGCCTGGGTGAGCCAGCACCGGGTGAGCCTGTTGTTCTTGGTACCCACCATGTACCAGATGCTCGCCCACCATCCGGATTTTGAGCGAACGGATTTCTCCAGCGTGCGCTGGGCCATCTCCGGCGGCGCACCCTGCCCGGCTCCGGTACGCGAGGCGTACCGGGCTAAGGGGCTCCGCTTCAAACAAGGCTACGGCCTGACCGAGTGCGGGGTGAACTGCTTCACCTTCGAAGCTGACGAGGCCGAGCGCTACCCGGAATCGGTGGGGCGACCGATGCCCCACCTGTGGGCCAAGCTGATGGACGCGGAGGGAAAGGAAGCCCACAGCGAGGGCGAACTCTGGCTCAGCGGGCCGACGCTGATGTCGGGGTACTTCGAACGCCCCGAGGACACCGCAAGGTGTCTGGTCAGGCACGAGGGGCGCGACTGGCTCAAGACCGGCGACCTGGCCCGGCGGGACGCGGAAGGGCGGTTTTACATCGTGGGACGGGTCAAGGAGATGTTCATCTCGGGGGGCGAAAACGTCTACCCCATCGAGGTCGAACGCGCCCTCTACGACCATCCCGCGGTGGCGGAGTGCGCTGTGGTGGGCGTACCCGATGCCCAGTGGGGCGAGGTGGGTTTGGCGGCCATCGCGCTCAAGGCCGAAGCGGCCGCTCAGGGTCACGGCTGGGAAGAGGAGTTTCGCGCCTTCCTCAAGGGCAGGCTGGCCGGGTACAAGATTCCCAAGCACTTCGTATTCCTGGAGGAACTACCCAAAAGCGGCCCCGGCAAAATCCTCAAGGCCGAACTGGCCAAGCGCTTCGGAGGTCGAAATGCCTAA
- a CDS encoding 3-oxoacyl-ACP synthase yields the protein MAYLSGLGVYLPVPRMTSGEIALRSGLPEWVVREKLGIHQKPVPGPGDDPAKMAAKAAAEALKDAEASGAEVDVVLSIVEEYKDYPVWTSAPYIALEVAANRAWGFDINQKCASFITALTVAQGLFAARPEVEVILVAGGYRNGDLIDYTDETVRFMYDLAAGGGAAVLRRGGPGIRLLSTRLKTDPTLAQSVLVPVGGTAAPVTPENAGQFKLRVTNPEWMKTRLEAVSLPGFLEVIQGALHDAGYTAADLDYLALLHMKPSAHRAVLEGLGIAEEQCIYLAEYGHLGQLDPILSLKLARDAGKIGPGSLIALAAAGVGYHWGAAVLRWERGNGT from the coding sequence ATGGCTTACCTCAGCGGCCTAGGGGTCTATCTACCCGTTCCACGCATGACCAGCGGCGAAATCGCCCTGCGGTCGGGGCTGCCGGAGTGGGTAGTACGGGAGAAGCTGGGCATCCACCAGAAGCCCGTACCCGGCCCCGGCGACGACCCCGCCAAGATGGCCGCCAAGGCTGCGGCAGAAGCCCTGAAGGATGCCGAGGCAAGCGGTGCGGAGGTAGACGTGGTGCTCTCCATCGTCGAGGAGTACAAAGATTACCCGGTGTGGACGAGCGCGCCCTACATCGCCCTGGAGGTCGCTGCAAACCGGGCCTGGGGCTTCGACATCAACCAAAAGTGCGCCAGCTTTATCACCGCCCTCACCGTAGCCCAGGGGCTGTTCGCCGCGCGGCCCGAGGTGGAGGTGATCCTGGTAGCCGGGGGTTACCGCAACGGCGATCTGATCGACTACACCGACGAAACCGTGCGCTTTATGTACGACCTGGCCGCGGGCGGGGGGGCTGCCGTCTTGCGGCGCGGGGGGCCGGGGATCCGGCTCCTCTCCACCCGGCTCAAGACCGATCCCACCCTGGCCCAGAGCGTGCTGGTCCCGGTGGGCGGGACCGCCGCCCCCGTCACCCCGGAAAATGCCGGGCAGTTCAAGCTGCGCGTGACCAACCCCGAGTGGATGAAGACCCGGCTCGAGGCCGTCTCCCTGCCGGGTTTCCTCGAGGTCATCCAGGGGGCCTTGCACGACGCCGGATACACCGCCGCCGATCTGGATTACCTGGCCTTGCTGCACATGAAACCCTCGGCGCACCGGGCGGTGCTCGAGGGGTTAGGGATAGCCGAGGAGCAGTGCATCTACCTGGCCGAGTACGGCCATCTGGGCCAGCTCGACCCGATCCTCTCGCTCAAGCTGGCCCGGGATGCGGGAAAGATCGGCCCCGGTAGCCTCATCGCCCTCGCCGCGGCCGGGGTCGGGTACCACTGGGGGGCCGCGGTGCTGCGTTGGGAGAGGGGCAATGGAACTTAA
- a CDS encoding LON peptidase substrate-binding domain-containing protein codes for MSRLPLFPLPETVVFPGLLIPLFIFEERYKQMTRDLLALPQEKRRFVITLAGPEPGQMRSIGGIVEVMAVSENPDGTFTMLTRGTERCRVEDVDASEHPYLSIPEQPYPLERGDLAAERIAAWDAMEAFRSFAQGRMDPKALEQAIHSLPDDPLYHASFLCVNLGADAPLRQYLLEAPSLLERFARLQRFIQQFQQPGGSVSA; via the coding sequence GTGAGCCGCCTTCCCCTGTTCCCCCTGCCGGAGACCGTGGTCTTCCCGGGCCTCTTGATCCCATTGTTCATCTTCGAGGAGCGCTACAAGCAGATGACCCGGGACCTGCTCGCCCTGCCCCAGGAAAAGCGCAGGTTCGTCATCACCCTGGCGGGTCCGGAGCCGGGACAGATGCGCTCAATCGGCGGAATCGTCGAGGTGATGGCGGTATCAGAGAACCCTGACGGCACCTTCACTATGCTCACGCGGGGCACTGAGCGCTGCCGGGTTGAGGACGTAGACGCCAGCGAACACCCCTACCTCTCGATTCCCGAGCAGCCCTACCCCCTCGAGCGCGGTGACCTGGCCGCGGAGCGCATCGCCGCTTGGGACGCCATGGAAGCCTTTCGCAGCTTCGCCCAAGGGCGCATGGACCCTAAAGCGCTGGAGCAGGCTATCCACAGCCTACCCGACGACCCGCTGTACCATGCTTCGTTCTTGTGCGTAAACCTCGGCGCGGATGCCCCTTTGCGACAGTATCTGCTCGAAGCCCCCTCGCTGCTGGAGCGTTTTGCACGGCTACAGCGGTTTATCCAGCAGTTCCAGCAGCCGGGGGGTTCAGTCTCAGCCTAG
- a CDS encoding thioesterase family protein produces the protein MKPIPIGYQATLELTVTDEMTVDFEHPHDPRLGKLHAVYATYWMAKHMEMAGRMIILDFLEEGEEGIGSKVSVNHLASALPGMKVRLLAEHTRTEGNRVWTALKVWNELGDLIGEGQTEQVILPKGKLERIFEKLEERWASFRQARS, from the coding sequence ATGAAGCCCATCCCCATCGGATATCAAGCCACCCTCGAGCTCACCGTCACCGATGAGATGACCGTAGACTTCGAGCACCCCCACGACCCCCGGCTGGGCAAGCTGCACGCCGTCTACGCCACCTACTGGATGGCCAAGCACATGGAGATGGCCGGGCGCATGATCATCCTCGACTTCCTCGAGGAGGGCGAGGAGGGCATCGGTTCGAAGGTCAGCGTCAACCACCTGGCCTCGGCCCTGCCGGGGATGAAGGTGCGGCTCTTGGCCGAGCACACCCGCACCGAGGGCAACCGTGTTTGGACCGCCCTCAAGGTGTGGAACGAACTCGGCGACCTCATCGGCGAGGGCCAGACTGAGCAGGTGATCCTACCCAAGGGCAAGCTCGAGCGCATTTTCGAGAAGCTCGAGGAGCGCTGGGCCAGCTTCCGGCAGGCGAGAAGCTAG
- a CDS encoding phenylacetate--CoA ligase family protein yields the protein MPIFQPELETLPRPQLKALQDERLREQVAYVYERVPFYKQAFDERGIKPSDIRGIEDLPRLPFTKKKDLRDTYPFGLFAVPRHELARIHASSGTTGKPTVVGYTKGDLEVFAEVVARSLAAAGCEPGMMLHNAYGYGLFTGGLGLHGGAEKLGMIVVPVSGGMTERQIMLIQDFKPEVICCTPSYAQTLAEEFKRRGVSPEEISLKYAVLGAEPWTEAIRKSVDEGLGVKSTNIYGLSEIIGPGVSNEDVNERDGLSYIWEDHFYPEVVHPETGEPLPEGQVGVLVLTTLTKKAMPVLRYWTGDLTYLTREPGASGRTHARMAQIRGRTDDMLIVRGVNVYPTQIEAVLLQIPEVAPHYQIVLKRERTMDELELKLEVAESFFREIGAQMLSDEVIEADHRLSALRDKVAHKVKDNIGVSVKVTLISPGTAPRSEGGKLKRVADLRNLG from the coding sequence ATGCCCATCTTCCAACCCGAGCTCGAGACCCTTCCCCGCCCCCAGCTCAAAGCGCTCCAGGACGAGCGGCTACGCGAGCAGGTGGCCTACGTCTACGAGCGCGTACCCTTCTACAAGCAAGCCTTCGACGAACGAGGGATCAAGCCCTCAGACATTCGGGGCATAGAAGACCTGCCCAGACTGCCTTTCACCAAAAAGAAAGATCTGCGCGACACCTACCCCTTCGGCCTCTTCGCCGTGCCCCGCCACGAGCTGGCCCGCATCCACGCCAGCAGTGGCACTACCGGCAAGCCTACGGTGGTGGGGTACACCAAGGGCGACCTCGAGGTCTTCGCCGAGGTGGTGGCCCGCTCGCTGGCCGCCGCGGGGTGCGAGCCTGGCATGATGCTGCACAACGCCTACGGCTATGGCCTCTTCACCGGCGGGCTGGGGCTGCACGGGGGCGCGGAGAAGCTCGGCATGATCGTGGTACCCGTCTCCGGCGGCATGACCGAGCGGCAGATCATGCTGATTCAGGATTTCAAGCCCGAAGTCATCTGCTGCACCCCCTCGTATGCCCAGACCCTGGCCGAGGAGTTCAAGCGGCGCGGGGTGAGTCCGGAGGAGATCAGCCTCAAGTACGCCGTGTTGGGCGCAGAACCCTGGACCGAGGCCATCCGAAAGAGCGTGGACGAGGGCTTAGGGGTGAAGTCTACCAACATCTATGGCCTCTCCGAAATCATCGGCCCCGGTGTCTCCAACGAGGACGTGAACGAACGCGATGGCCTGAGCTACATCTGGGAGGACCACTTCTACCCCGAGGTCGTCCACCCCGAGACCGGCGAGCCCCTGCCCGAGGGCCAGGTGGGCGTGCTGGTGCTCACCACCCTCACCAAGAAGGCCATGCCGGTGCTGCGCTACTGGACCGGCGACCTCACCTACCTCACCCGCGAGCCGGGGGCCTCCGGGCGCACCCACGCCCGAATGGCCCAGATCCGGGGTCGCACCGACGACATGCTCATCGTGCGGGGGGTCAACGTCTATCCCACCCAGATCGAGGCCGTGCTGTTGCAGATCCCCGAGGTAGCCCCGCACTACCAGATCGTGCTCAAGCGCGAGCGCACCATGGACGAACTCGAGCTCAAGCTCGAGGTCGCCGAGTCCTTCTTCCGCGAGATCGGCGCGCAGATGCTCTCCGACGAGGTCATCGAGGCCGATCACCGCCTCTCGGCGCTGCGCGACAAGGTGGCCCACAAGGTCAAGGACAACATCGGCGTCTCGGTCAAGGTCACGCTCATCAGCCCCGGCACCGCCCCGCGCAGCGAAGGCGGCAAGCTCAAGCGCGTGGCCGACTTGAGGAATTTAGGATGA
- a CDS encoding SDR family oxidoreductase — protein MRVLEQFRLDGKVALVTGGSRGLGLEIAHALREAGAKVALLARREGFFEDALKLIPDALPIVGNVQDEEGLERAFAKVEAELGPLSVLVNAAGVTWGQDALEVPVAKVREVLDINVTGAFLASRIAARGMKARGYGKILNIASVAGLMGSPSELMDAAAYSASKGGLIALTRDLAVKWGPFGIRVNALAPGFFPTRMTEKVLPRIEAAVSGRTPLGRLGRSGELAGAALFLCSPASDYVSGQVLAVDGGMTAL, from the coding sequence ATGAGGGTGCTCGAGCAGTTCCGCCTCGACGGCAAGGTGGCCCTGGTGACGGGGGGCTCGCGGGGCTTGGGGCTCGAGATCGCCCACGCCCTGCGCGAGGCCGGGGCCAAAGTCGCGCTGCTGGCCCGCCGGGAGGGCTTCTTCGAAGACGCCCTCAAGCTCATCCCCGACGCCCTACCCATCGTGGGCAACGTGCAAGACGAGGAGGGCCTTGAGCGGGCCTTCGCCAAGGTTGAAGCCGAACTCGGGCCCCTCAGCGTGCTGGTCAACGCCGCCGGGGTGACCTGGGGCCAGGACGCGCTCGAGGTTCCCGTGGCCAAGGTGCGCGAGGTGCTGGATATCAACGTGACCGGGGCCTTCCTGGCCAGCCGCATCGCCGCCCGGGGCATGAAAGCGCGCGGCTACGGCAAGATCCTCAACATCGCCTCGGTGGCTGGGCTGATGGGCAGCCCCAGCGAGCTCATGGACGCCGCCGCCTACTCGGCCTCCAAGGGCGGCCTGATCGCCCTGACCCGCGACCTGGCGGTGAAGTGGGGCCCCTTTGGCATCCGGGTCAACGCCCTGGCCCCCGGCTTCTTCCCCACCCGCATGACCGAGAAGGTCTTGCCGCGCATCGAGGCCGCCGTGAGCGGGCGCACCCCCCTGGGCCGCCTGGGCCGCAGCGGCGAACTCGCCGGGGCCGCGCTCTTCCTCTGCTCCCCCGCCTCCGACTACGTCAGCGGCCAGGTGCTCGCCGTGGACGGGGGGATGACGGCTTTATGA
- the pcaF gene encoding 3-oxoadipyl-CoA thiolase yields MSEAWIVDAVRTPVGKHGGVLSSVRPDDLGAIPIRALLQRTGLPGSDIEDVYMGCANQAGEDNRNVARMSLLLAGLPISVGGSTVNRLCGSGLEAVASAARAIACGEGQVYIGGGVESMSRAPWVMPKAERAFATGNVTVYDSTLGWRFVNPRMQEMYGTEAMGETAENLAEQYQISREEQDKFALRSHQKAISAQLSGAYDGQMVPVEVRDRKGNLEQVCKDEGPRADTSLEALAKLKPAFRPGGTVTAGNSSSLNDGAAAVLLASKDYAQAHGLKPLARVRSIAVAGVEPRIMGIGPVPATRKALERAGLSLSDLGLIELNEAFAAQSLAVLREWGMDPEDPRLNVNGGAIAIGHPLGASGARILTALVHEMRRREVQFGLATMCIGVGQGIAMVVERV; encoded by the coding sequence ATGAGCGAAGCATGGATTGTAGATGCCGTCCGCACGCCCGTCGGCAAGCATGGGGGGGTGCTCTCCTCGGTGCGCCCCGACGACCTGGGGGCCATTCCCATCCGGGCCCTCTTGCAGCGAACAGGCCTGCCGGGAAGCGACATCGAGGACGTCTACATGGGCTGCGCCAACCAGGCCGGAGAGGACAACCGCAACGTGGCGCGGATGTCGCTCTTGCTGGCGGGGCTGCCCATCTCGGTGGGGGGTTCGACCGTCAACCGGCTGTGCGGCAGCGGCCTGGAGGCGGTAGCGAGCGCAGCCCGGGCCATCGCCTGCGGTGAAGGGCAAGTCTACATCGGCGGTGGGGTGGAGAGCATGAGCCGCGCCCCCTGGGTCATGCCCAAGGCCGAGAGGGCCTTCGCCACCGGCAACGTGACCGTCTACGACAGCACCCTGGGCTGGCGCTTCGTCAACCCGCGCATGCAGGAGATGTACGGCACCGAGGCCATGGGCGAGACCGCCGAGAACCTGGCCGAGCAGTACCAGATCTCCCGCGAGGAACAGGACAAGTTCGCCCTGCGCTCCCACCAGAAGGCCATCTCTGCCCAGCTCTCGGGCGCCTACGACGGCCAGATGGTCCCGGTGGAGGTCCGCGACCGCAAGGGCAACCTCGAGCAAGTCTGCAAGGACGAGGGGCCCAGGGCCGACACCAGCCTCGAGGCCCTGGCCAAGCTCAAGCCGGCCTTCCGCCCGGGCGGCACCGTCACCGCCGGCAACAGCTCCAGCCTCAACGACGGGGCGGCAGCGGTGCTGCTGGCCTCGAAGGACTACGCCCAGGCCCACGGACTCAAGCCACTGGCCCGGGTACGCTCCATCGCCGTGGCGGGGGTCGAGCCGCGCATCATGGGCATCGGGCCGGTGCCCGCGACCCGCAAGGCGCTCGAGCGGGCCGGGCTATCCCTCTCCGACCTCGGCTTGATCGAGCTCAACGAAGCCTTCGCTGCGCAGAGCCTGGCGGTGCTGCGCGAGTGGGGGATGGACCCCGAGGACCCCCGGCTCAACGTGAACGGTGGGGCCATCGCCATCGGTCACCCGCTGGGGGCCTCAGGGGCGCGCATCCTCACCGCTTTGGTGCACGAGATGCGGCGGCGCGAGGTGCAGTTCGGCCTGGCCACCATGTGCATCGGGGTGGGGCAGGGCATCGCGATGGTCGTCGAGAGGGTATGA
- the paaI gene encoding hydroxyphenylacetyl-CoA thioesterase PaaI encodes MTDPFMQLLGIEVRSVEAGRAHLAARVGPQHLNFHGSCHGGFLYSLADAAFALASNSHGVAAVALSTHMEYFKPVREGDQLEAQASQENLGRRTATYRIAITREGQTVALFTGTVYRMSEERS; translated from the coding sequence ATGACCGATCCGTTCATGCAGCTATTGGGCATCGAGGTCCGCTCGGTAGAGGCCGGGCGAGCCCACCTCGCGGCGCGGGTTGGCCCCCAGCACCTCAATTTTCACGGCTCCTGCCACGGCGGCTTCCTCTACAGCCTGGCCGACGCCGCCTTCGCGCTGGCCTCTAACTCCCATGGGGTGGCGGCGGTGGCCCTTTCAACCCACATGGAATACTTCAAGCCGGTGCGGGAGGGCGACCAGCTGGAAGCCCAGGCCAGCCAAGAGAACCTGGGGCGGCGGACCGCCACTTACCGCATCGCGATCACCCGGGAGGGGCAGACCGTAGCCCTCTTCACCGGAACGGTCTATAGGATGAGCGAGGAGAGGTCATGA
- a CDS encoding ABC transporter ATP-binding protein, protein MSVLEVGDLTVRYGAVEAVRHLSLRVERGEAVTLIGPNGAGKSSTLKGIVGLVHASGVVRYQGQTLHRRSPEALAAAGMVLVPEKRELFASMAVEDNLLLGAFSRYQRHEKGVREDLERVYALFPRLRERRRQLAGTMSGGEQQMLAIGRALMARPKLLMLDEPSLGLAPLIVQEIFHILGELKKEGVPILVVEQNARMALKLADRGYVLEAGELVMEGRGQDLLHDPRVVEAYLGLRAREEATPNLER, encoded by the coding sequence ATGAGCGTCCTCGAGGTGGGCGACCTGACCGTCCGCTACGGGGCGGTGGAGGCCGTGCGGCACCTCTCGTTGCGCGTAGAGCGGGGCGAGGCGGTAACGCTCATCGGGCCCAACGGGGCGGGCAAGTCCAGCACCCTCAAGGGAATCGTCGGGCTGGTGCACGCCAGCGGGGTGGTGCGCTACCAGGGCCAGACTCTCCATCGCCGCAGCCCGGAAGCGCTGGCCGCGGCGGGCATGGTGCTGGTACCAGAAAAGCGCGAACTCTTCGCCTCGATGGCGGTAGAGGACAACCTCCTGCTGGGGGCTTTCAGCCGCTACCAGCGCCACGAGAAAGGGGTGCGGGAGGACTTGGAGCGCGTCTACGCCCTCTTCCCTCGCCTGCGCGAGCGGCGCAGGCAACTGGCCGGGACCATGTCCGGCGGCGAGCAGCAGATGCTGGCCATCGGCCGCGCGCTGATGGCCCGGCCCAAGCTGCTGATGCTCGACGAGCCCAGCCTGGGCCTAGCCCCCCTCATCGTGCAGGAGATCTTCCACATCCTGGGCGAACTCAAAAAGGAGGGGGTGCCGATTTTGGTGGTGGAGCAAAACGCCCGCATGGCCCTCAAGCTGGCCGACCGGGGCTACGTGCTCGAGGCCGGGGAGCTGGTGATGGAAGGGCGAGGCCAAGACCTCCTGCACGACCCACGGGTAGTCGAGGCCTACCTGGGCCTTCGCGCTAGGGAAGAGGCCACGCCCAACCTCGAGCGCTAG
- a CDS encoding ATP-binding cassette domain-containing protein: MKLSPLALGAVALLLVVPLLLPASSFYLSLGNYIAFGALVALGLYLLTGLAGMTSFGQAAFMGLAAYTTALLTSERGFSPWLTLPIGVLAAMAGAVMLGGITARLKGHYLPLSTIAWCMALYIVLGSWTELTGGHTGLRDIPAVKVFGLELSDSRSFFYLSWFFALTGAWTAWNLTNSRNGRAMRASKGDAIAAASFGVNPGALKLRVFVLSAVYAGVAGWLYAHYQQFINPSPFSLEASIKYLIAAVAGGVGSIPGVFLGAGLVTGLEEALKDILPTIFGRTGNYEIIAYGLILVLILMFAPRGLWPFIERYLPKPKPIIPKGEGLPTRMVAGQPGEVLLEVSGLTKRFGGLLAVNGLSFQLRRGEILGLIGPNGAGKSTCFNLITSVLSPSAGVVRFKGQNITGLPPYRVHRLGLARTFQHPHLFPEMTVLENAALGTYARTQAGLLASMWGLSRSEEEASLVEAYRALERVGLAHLAYQKADGLTVGQLRLLEIARALASHPEVLLLDEPAAGLRAGEKRQFAALIRKLVNEGVTVLLVDHDMELVMGLVDRLVVMHYGEKLAEGTPQEMQNNKKVIEAYLGEAVA; this comes from the coding sequence ATGAAGCTCTCCCCCCTCGCCCTGGGAGCAGTGGCCCTTCTGCTGGTGGTGCCGCTGCTGCTCCCGGCTTCCTCGTTTTATCTGAGCCTGGGGAACTACATCGCTTTCGGGGCGCTGGTGGCGCTAGGGCTATACCTGCTCACCGGCCTAGCCGGAATGACCAGCTTTGGGCAGGCCGCCTTTATGGGGTTGGCGGCCTACACCACGGCCCTCCTGACCAGCGAACGGGGCTTTAGCCCCTGGCTGACCCTGCCCATAGGGGTGCTGGCGGCGATGGCGGGGGCAGTAATGCTGGGGGGGATCACCGCCCGGCTTAAAGGACACTACCTACCCCTTTCCACCATCGCTTGGTGCATGGCGCTGTATATCGTGTTGGGGAGCTGGACCGAGCTGACCGGGGGGCACACCGGCCTGCGGGACATCCCCGCGGTTAAGGTGTTCGGCCTCGAGCTTTCTGACTCGCGCAGTTTCTTCTACCTATCCTGGTTCTTCGCCCTGACCGGGGCCTGGACGGCTTGGAACCTGACCAATAGCCGCAACGGACGGGCCATGCGCGCTTCCAAAGGAGATGCCATCGCAGCGGCTAGCTTTGGGGTAAACCCCGGAGCGCTCAAGCTGCGGGTTTTTGTCCTCTCGGCCGTGTATGCCGGGGTGGCAGGATGGTTGTACGCCCACTACCAGCAGTTCATCAACCCCTCGCCCTTCAGCCTCGAGGCCTCGATCAAGTACCTCATCGCCGCGGTCGCGGGCGGAGTGGGGAGCATCCCCGGGGTGTTTTTGGGCGCCGGGCTGGTAACGGGCCTGGAAGAAGCCCTCAAGGACATTCTTCCGACGATCTTCGGGCGTACCGGAAACTACGAGATCATCGCGTACGGCCTGATTCTGGTGCTGATCCTGATGTTCGCCCCCCGGGGTCTATGGCCCTTTATCGAGCGCTACTTGCCCAAGCCCAAACCGATAATCCCTAAGGGGGAAGGGCTCCCCACGCGCATGGTGGCGGGCCAACCGGGAGAGGTGTTGCTCGAGGTCAGCGGCCTCACCAAGCGCTTTGGCGGGCTGCTGGCGGTGAACGGCCTGAGCTTCCAGCTTCGGCGCGGCGAGATCCTGGGACTGATCGGGCCAAACGGGGCGGGCAAATCCACTTGCTTTAACCTCATCACCTCGGTCCTCTCTCCCAGCGCAGGGGTAGTGCGCTTCAAGGGGCAAAACATCACCGGTCTTCCCCCTTACCGCGTGCACCGGCTGGGCCTGGCCCGCACCTTCCAGCACCCCCATCTCTTTCCCGAGATGACCGTGCTCGAGAACGCCGCCCTCGGCACCTATGCCCGGACCCAAGCAGGCCTCCTAGCCTCGATGTGGGGGCTCTCGCGCTCAGAGGAGGAGGCCAGCCTGGTGGAGGCCTACCGCGCCTTGGAGCGGGTCGGCCTGGCCCATCTGGCCTACCAAAAGGCCGACGGGCTCACGGTGGGGCAGCTGCGGCTACTGGAGATTGCCCGGGCGCTCGCCTCCCATCCCGAGGTACTGCTCTTGGACGAGCCCGCCGCAGGTTTGCGGGCTGGGGAGAAGCGCCAGTTTGCCGCCCTCATCCGCAAGCTGGTGAACGAAGGGGTTACGGTGCTTTTGGTAGACCACGACATGGAGTTGGTGATGGGGCTGGTAGACCGGCTGGTGGTCATGCACTACGGCGAAAAGCTGGCCGAGGGCACCCCCCAGGAGATGCAGAATAATAAGAAGGTGATCGAGGCCTACTTAGGGGAGGCGGTGGCATGA